The following proteins are encoded in a genomic region of Streptomyces lunaelactis:
- a CDS encoding helix-turn-helix domain-containing protein, whose amino-acid sequence MNSTGAEADGARGVLSVDSTAPGAAPRGLDAFRRGWETQIGDDVFQLPAFSPDTIGDFRVKGHVAKVQGAAIADLHAASATRTADVPGGDQDLVAMYVVQRGAWTLGGPPDCGEQTVSAGQFLVRHVGRLSAFETSAHLTAKFFVLPPGELKPLLGNRVITGPADSAEIRLLTALTDMIHITVADLGPAGVEAAHAALIELAKAVTKGRFDDVEPRLAPALTQAAKDLADRRLADPELSPAMLARELNVSVRTLHRAFAAVGEQVATYIRHRRLQEARLALTAPSGRLSISELAAHWQFADSSHFTRTFKKHYGQTPTEYARSTGAASLSPNRHPPGHGPAESA is encoded by the coding sequence ATGAACAGTACGGGAGCGGAGGCCGACGGCGCGCGCGGGGTGTTATCAGTGGACTCGACCGCCCCGGGCGCCGCACCGCGGGGACTCGACGCCTTCCGGCGCGGGTGGGAGACGCAGATCGGCGACGATGTCTTCCAACTGCCAGCCTTCAGCCCGGACACGATCGGTGACTTCCGGGTCAAGGGCCACGTGGCCAAGGTGCAGGGCGCGGCGATCGCCGATCTTCACGCCGCGTCGGCAACCCGGACCGCGGACGTCCCGGGCGGCGATCAGGATCTGGTGGCGATGTACGTAGTGCAGCGCGGCGCGTGGACTCTGGGCGGCCCGCCGGATTGCGGCGAGCAGACCGTATCGGCCGGGCAGTTCCTCGTCCGGCACGTCGGTCGCCTGTCGGCCTTCGAGACATCGGCGCACCTCACGGCGAAGTTCTTCGTCCTGCCCCCCGGCGAGCTCAAACCCCTGCTCGGGAACCGGGTCATCACCGGGCCGGCGGACTCGGCCGAGATACGCCTGCTGACGGCCCTCACGGACATGATCCACATAACTGTGGCCGACCTCGGACCGGCCGGTGTGGAAGCCGCCCACGCCGCCCTGATCGAGCTGGCCAAGGCGGTGACGAAGGGCCGGTTCGACGACGTAGAACCCCGGCTGGCTCCCGCGCTCACCCAGGCAGCTAAGGACCTCGCGGACCGCCGGCTCGCTGATCCCGAACTTTCACCTGCGATGCTTGCGCGTGAGCTCAACGTCTCTGTCCGTACGCTGCACCGGGCATTCGCCGCGGTGGGAGAGCAGGTGGCCACCTACATCCGCCACCGGCGACTGCAAGAGGCCCGGCTCGCCCTCACCGCGCCGTCAGGTCGCCTGAGTATCTCGGAACTCGCCGCACACTGGCAGTTCGCGGACAGCAGCCACTTCACCCGGACCTTCAAGAAGCACTACGGTCAGACTCCCACCGAGTACGCCCGCTCGACGGGAGCAGCCTCGCTCTCGCCGAACCGGCACCCGCCGGGCCACGGGCCGGCCGAAAGCGCGTGA